The sequence TTCAAGCAAGACTTATGTCACAAGCACTAAGGAAATTAGCTGGTACAATTAGTAAATCAAATACATGTGCTATTTTCATTAATCAGATTAGAGAGAAGATTGGAATAATTTTTGGTGACCCGGAAACAACACCAGGAGGTCGAGCATTAAAATTCTATTCAACGGTTAGAATGAGAATTAGTAGATCAGCAAACATAAAAGTCGGAACTGATATTATTGGAAGTAAAGTAAGAGTCAGAATTGTTAAAAATAAGGTTGCCCCGCCTTTTAGAAAAGTTGAATTTGATATTTTATATGGAAAAGGAATATCTAAAGAGGGATCTTTAATTGATTTAGGAATAGAAAAAGGGATAATAAGTAAAAGTGGAACATGGTATTCATTTGGTGAGGAACAAATAGGTCAGGGAAAGGAAAATACCAGACAATTTCTATTGGATAATCCTAAAATAGCAAAAGAAATTGAAAATAGAATTAGAGAAAAAGAGGGTTTGCTAAAAAAGAAAGAAGCTGAAGAGAAAAAAGAAGAGAAAGAAAAAGAAGAATAAAGCATTTACATATGAAACTTTTTAAAGATAGTAAAATTTATCGAGTCACTGAGATAAAGAAGTTAAAGGGGAGACAAAAATATAGAGTTCTTTATTTAGATGGTATAAAATCTGGTAATTTTTTTGAAGAATCATTATTTAAGTTTGATATCAAAGAAGACTCGTATTTAAGTGAAAAAGAATTAAATCAACTTCAAAAATTTCAGGATGAAAAAGAAGCAGAAAGAATTGCAATAAATTATCTGAGTTACAAACCAAGATCAATAAATGAGGTAAGAAGAAAATTGTGGAGTAAAAAAATATCAGATGCAATTATTGATATTACAATTGAAAAAATGAAGAGTTATAGTTATCTGGATGATGAAAAATATACATGTGGTTGGATAGAAGAGAGAATTAGAACAAGAGGTTTTTCCTCATCAAAAATTAAATCTGAACTATTTCTTAAGGGTATTTCTAAAGAAATAATTGAAAATAATTTAACAGAGATTTATACACCTGAACTCGAAATAAAAACAGCAAAAAGTCTAGCAAAAAAGCAGATAAGAAAGTATAAAGCTATGGACAAAAAAGTAATAAGAAGAAGAATTATTAATTTCCTTCTAAGAAAAGGTTATAATTATTCAACAATAGAATCAGTTCTTCCAGAAGTTATTGAAAATCTATTTAATTAAAATATAAAATTTGATATGATATAATCCTTGAAAATTTAATATTCGTTCCGAGTTATAACATCTAAAGATTTTATCTAAGATGTTTAACCACTAAGATAAGAGATTATCTTTAAGGGTCAAGGTTGGAAACAGATTGACCTCCCGTGTTTGGAAAGGAGCAAAAAAATAACACCAACCTCTTTTCTATACGAGGGGAAGGTGTTTTTTTATTTTTTCAGAATTCAATAAGATAATAAAAATTTTCAAATATAAAATTACATATATAAAAGCTAAATTATGAATTTTTAAAGATGAAAAATTTGTCAAAAAAGCTATTAGTAATTTTTACAGTATTTATATTTTTAATCATAAATATTGTTAGCTGTAACCAAAAAACAGCAATAAGGGAAAAAGAGATAATTTTAGCTACTACAACAAGTACATATGATTCAGGTCTTTTAGATGAATTAATTCCTGTATTTGAAAAAAAATATAAAATTTCTGTAAAACCTATTGCAGTTGGAACAGGAGAGGCACTTAGGATGGGGGAAAGGGGAGAAGTAGATATTGTTCTTGTTCACTCAAGATCAGCTGAAGATAAATTTTTAGAAGAAGGGTATGGTGTAAATCGTAAGGATGTTATGCATAATGATTTTGTAATAATTGGTCCCGAGGAAGATCCTGCAGAAATTAAAGGTAATGAAAATGTAACAGAAGCTTTTAAGAAAATAAGTGAAAAACAAATGTTATTTTTATCGAGGGGAGATGATTCTGGAACTCATAAAAAAGAAATAAAGATATGGGAAGAGGCAGGAATAGAACCCAAAGGTGACTGGTATTTGGAAGCAGGTCAGGGAATGGCAGGAACAATTATGATAGCTAATGAAAAAAATGCTTATACTTTATCAGATAGAGGAACATATCTTTCACTACAAAAAAATATACAATTAAAAATATTATTTGAAGGAGATCCTCTTCTTTTGAATCCATATGGCATAATTGCAGTAAATCCTGATAAGCATTCAAAAGTCAATTATGAAGGAGCAATGAGATTTATTGAATTCATAACTTCAAAAGACGGTCAGGAGATAATAAAAAATTTTGGTATTGAAAAATATGGACAACCATTATTTTTCCCAGATGTAATTAGATAGTTATATTGTAAAATTAATCTGATTAATTATTAATACAAAATTTTTCTCTATAGCTTAATAAGTGAAAGTAAATAAGAAATTTTTAAAGATTAAATATTTAAAAAAATAGGTTTTTAAGATGAACATTTTTGTTGAAGGAATGAAAGAAGCATTAAACCTGCTTATAGGATTAAATAGAGAGATTTTATCAATTGTATGGCTTTCTCTTTTAATATCAGGTTATGCAGTTTTAACCTCCTTACTTATAGGAATACCTTTAGGTGTAATATTGGGATTGACAAAATTTCCTGGAAGGAAATTATTAATATCTTTGGTGTTCACAGGGATGGGGTTTCCTCCTGTAGTTATTGGTTTATTTGTTGCACTATCCCTCTGGAGAAGTGGTCCTTTAGGTTTCTTGTCCCTTTTATATACACCAACTGCTATGATCATAGCACAGGTTATAATTGCTACTCCTTTAGTAACTGGTCTGACTCTCGCATCAATTCAACAGCTTAGTCATAAACTCAAACTTCAATGTCAATCTTTAGGCGCAAATAAATTTCAACTTTTCTGGACATTGGTTAAAGAAGCGAGAATTCCTGCCCTAGCTGCAATTATGGCTGGATTTGGATCAATAATATCTGAAGTGGGAGCTGCTATGATTGTTGGTGGAAATATTAAAGGGAAGACAAGAATCCTGACTACTTCTATTGTTTTGTTTACAAGAATGGGAGAATTTGAGAAAGCTATTGCAATATCAATAATACTTTTATTTTTAACATTTATTGCTAATTTAGCTCTTACTTATATACAACAAAGGGAGAAATTTTATTGGAAAAAGTATTAGAAGTAAAAAATTTAATACATAAATATAATAAAAATGTGATTTTGGACATTGAAGAGTTCGAATTGCTTAGAGGTGAAGTCCTGGTATTAGTTGGACCTAATGGAGCTGGTAAAAGTACATTTCTTAGAATCTTAAATCTATTGGAAAAACCTTCTCAGGGAAAAGTTAAAATATTTGGAATTGTTCCTACAAATAATAAACAAAAACATATTTTTAGAAGAAGAATGGCAATGGTTTTTCAAGAACCACTCCTTTTTAAATCTTCTGTTTATGATAATGTTTCATACGGTCTTAGAATAAGAAAAAAAAATAAAAATTCAATAAAAAATAAGGTTTTAAAAGCACTGGAAAAGCTTGAAATTTCTCATCTTATAAATAGACCAGCTGGAACACTTTCTGGTGGTGAAGCACAGCGTGTTTCACTTGCAAGAGCATTAGTTTTAGAACCCGAGATTCTATTATTAGATGAACCTTTTGCAGAATTAGATCAACCAACAAGGGAGGAATTAAGGCATAATTTATATAAAATAATTAGAAGAGAAAATCAGACAACATTACATGTTACTCATGATAGAAATGAAACTTTAGTTATTTCAGATAGTGTTGCTTTAATGAATAAAGGGAAGATTATTCAAAGAGGAAGAACAGAAGATGTTTTTAATAAACCAATTAATGAATTTGTAGCGAATTTCTTGGGAGTAGAAACTATTTTATATGGAAAAATTACAAGTAAGAGCGACGGACTTTGTATAGTAAATATTAATAATCAGAAATTGGAAGTTGTATCTGATTTAGAGAAAGGTGAAAATGTTATTGCTTGCATTCGTCCTGAAAATGTAACACTTTTGAAATATTCATTAAAAGCACCTATTACAAGTGCGAGAAATTCATTTGTTGCAACTATCAAAGATATCTCTTCCTATGGACTTGTTTATAGAGTTGTTATGGATTGTGGATTTAATTTGACATCATTTATAACAAAACAATCTTTAGATAGATTAAACTTAAAAATTGGAGAAAAAATTATAGCTAATATTAAAGCAACTTCTATTCATCTATTATCAAGAAAATAAAAAGATAAAAGATTTAAATAAAATGTTAGATCGATTTGGAAGAAGAATTGAATATTTAAGAATCTCTGTAA comes from Actinomycetota bacterium and encodes:
- the recA gene encoding recombinase RecA, producing the protein MEKDKALDIAMTQIERRFGKGSIMVLGREGPLQEIEAIPTGSLALDIALGIGGVPRGRIIEIYGPEGSGKTTLALHIIAEAQKKGGTAVFIDAEHALDPIYARNLGVNTDELLLSQPDTGEQALEIAEMLIRSGALDVLVIDTVASLVPRAEIEGQMGDSHMGLQARLMSQALRKLAGTISKSNTCAIFINQIREKIGIIFGDPETTPGGRALKFYSTVRMRISRSANIKVGTDIIGSKVRVRIVKNKVAPPFRKVEFDILYGKGISKEGSLIDLGIEKGIISKSGTWYSFGEEQIGQGKENTRQFLLDNPKIAKEIENRIREKEGLLKKKEAEEKKEEKEKEE
- a CDS encoding ABC transporter permease gives rise to the protein MNIFVEGMKEALNLLIGLNREILSIVWLSLLISGYAVLTSLLIGIPLGVILGLTKFPGRKLLISLVFTGMGFPPVVIGLFVALSLWRSGPLGFLSLLYTPTAMIIAQVIIATPLVTGLTLASIQQLSHKLKLQCQSLGANKFQLFWTLVKEARIPALAAIMAGFGSIISEVGAAMIVGGNIKGKTRILTTSIVLFTRMGEFEKAIAISIILLFLTFIANLALTYIQQREKFYWKKY
- a CDS encoding ABC transporter ATP-binding protein; translation: MEKVLEVKNLIHKYNKNVILDIEEFELLRGEVLVLVGPNGAGKSTFLRILNLLEKPSQGKVKIFGIVPTNNKQKHIFRRRMAMVFQEPLLFKSSVYDNVSYGLRIRKKNKNSIKNKVLKALEKLEISHLINRPAGTLSGGEAQRVSLARALVLEPEILLLDEPFAELDQPTREELRHNLYKIIRRENQTTLHVTHDRNETLVISDSVALMNKGKIIQRGRTEDVFNKPINEFVANFLGVETILYGKITSKSDGLCIVNINNQKLEVVSDLEKGENVIACIRPENVTLLKYSLKAPITSARNSFVATIKDISSYGLVYRVVMDCGFNLTSFITKQSLDRLNLKIGEKIIANIKATSIHLLSRK
- a CDS encoding substrate-binding domain-containing protein, with protein sequence MKNLSKKLLVIFTVFIFLIINIVSCNQKTAIREKEIILATTTSTYDSGLLDELIPVFEKKYKISVKPIAVGTGEALRMGERGEVDIVLVHSRSAEDKFLEEGYGVNRKDVMHNDFVIIGPEEDPAEIKGNENVTEAFKKISEKQMLFLSRGDDSGTHKKEIKIWEEAGIEPKGDWYLEAGQGMAGTIMIANEKNAYTLSDRGTYLSLQKNIQLKILFEGDPLLLNPYGIIAVNPDKHSKVNYEGAMRFIEFITSKDGQEIIKNFGIEKYGQPLFFPDVIR
- a CDS encoding RecX family transcriptional regulator, which produces MKLFKDSKIYRVTEIKKLKGRQKYRVLYLDGIKSGNFFEESLFKFDIKEDSYLSEKELNQLQKFQDEKEAERIAINYLSYKPRSINEVRRKLWSKKISDAIIDITIEKMKSYSYLDDEKYTCGWIEERIRTRGFSSSKIKSELFLKGISKEIIENNLTEIYTPELEIKTAKSLAKKQIRKYKAMDKKVIRRRIINFLLRKGYNYSTIESVLPEVIENLFN